In Xenopus tropicalis strain Nigerian chromosome 5, UCB_Xtro_10.0, whole genome shotgun sequence, one genomic interval encodes:
- the mpc1 gene encoding mitochondrial pyruvate carrier 1: MAGVLARKAVDYVKSKDFRDYLMSTHFWGPVANWGLPIAAINDMNKSPDIISGRMTFALTCYSLMFMRFAYKVQPRNWLLFACHFTNECAQLIQGGRLIKHKLSQKEAKDK; this comes from the exons ATGGCAGGCGTGCTGGCTCGAAAAGCTGTCGACTATGTCAAGAGCAAAGACTTTCGAGACTATCTTATGAG CACG CATTTTTGGGGCCCTGTGGCCAACTGGGGACTTCCTATTGCTGCTATCAATGACATGAATAAATCACCAGACATCATAAGTGGACGCATGACTTTTG CCCTTACCTGTTACTCCTTGATGTTTATGAGGTTTGCATATAAGGTGCAACCCAGAAATTGGCTACTTTTTGCTTGCCATTTTACAAATGAATGTGCTCAACTTATTCAGGGAGGACGACTGATAAAACATAA attatCTCAAAAAGAAGCTAAAGATAAATGA
- the mpc1 gene encoding mitochondrial pyruvate carrier 1 isoform X1, producing MAGVLARKAVDYVKSKDFRDYLMSTHFWGPVANWGLPIAAINDMNKSPDIISGRMTFALTCYSLMFMRFAYKVQPRNWLLFACHFTNECAQLIQGGRLIKHK from the exons ATGGCAGGCGTGCTGGCTCGAAAAGCTGTCGACTATGTCAAGAGCAAAGACTTTCGAGACTATCTTATGAG CACG CATTTTTGGGGCCCTGTGGCCAACTGGGGACTTCCTATTGCTGCTATCAATGACATGAATAAATCACCAGACATCATAAGTGGACGCATGACTTTTG CCCTTACCTGTTACTCCTTGATGTTTATGAGGTTTGCATATAAGGTGCAACCCAGAAATTGGCTACTTTTTGCTTGCCATTTTACAAATGAATGTGCTCAACTTATTCAGGGAGGACGACTGATAAAACATAAGTAA